One genomic region from Cellulomonas fengjieae encodes:
- a CDS encoding tyrosine-type recombinase/integrase, protein MDLTIGRSKEGKSRTEFARKVRSCCEMLAGAEPRSMSTEDVRAFPWHQVSVEQAEDFRRAIYARYGPQTTRNDMVSAVRRVVAQCYKAGLMSALRHDLLLDALYTLAPGPSSKRRRLSSLEIADLLAACETLGTPTERARNSAIVALFWTSGMRVGELVNIRVDDWDRTGNTILLRDTKNGRNHVVFVHPGTSGYLERWLGFRGPGQGALFCPTRGSEKRALSPCGIRYILRKRADAAGVAPFGCHDFRRTFATCMLERHDAFLVSSLMNHKKPQSTMVYDLRGDEAKIAAVAGLYLPSLGTTASGNETARRRSAA, encoded by the coding sequence GTGGACCTCACCATCGGCCGCTCGAAGGAAGGCAAGTCGCGCACGGAGTTCGCCCGCAAGGTGCGGTCCTGCTGCGAGATGCTCGCCGGAGCCGAGCCCCGCTCCATGTCCACGGAGGACGTCCGCGCGTTCCCCTGGCACCAGGTAAGCGTGGAGCAGGCCGAGGACTTCCGCCGCGCCATATACGCCCGGTACGGCCCGCAGACCACGCGCAACGACATGGTCTCGGCTGTGCGCCGGGTGGTCGCCCAGTGCTACAAGGCGGGTCTGATGAGCGCGCTGCGCCACGACCTGCTCCTGGACGCCCTGTACACGCTGGCGCCGGGCCCCTCGAGCAAGCGCCGCCGGCTGTCCTCACTCGAGATCGCCGACCTGCTGGCCGCCTGCGAGACACTGGGCACCCCCACGGAACGCGCCCGCAACTCCGCGATCGTCGCGCTGTTCTGGACATCCGGCATGCGGGTCGGCGAGCTGGTCAACATCCGTGTAGACGACTGGGACCGCACCGGGAACACGATCTTGCTGCGCGACACCAAGAACGGCCGGAACCACGTCGTGTTCGTTCACCCCGGAACTTCCGGCTACCTCGAGCGCTGGCTCGGATTCCGCGGCCCGGGGCAGGGGGCGCTGTTCTGCCCGACCCGAGGCTCCGAGAAGCGAGCCCTGAGCCCGTGCGGCATTCGCTACATCCTCCGGAAGCGCGCGGACGCTGCTGGCGTCGCACCATTCGGATGCCACGACTTTCGCCGTACGTTCGCCACCTGCATGCTCGAGCGGCACGACGCATTTCTCGTCAGCAGCCTGATGAACCACAAGAAGCCCCAGAGCACGATGGTCTACGACCTGCGCGGCGACGAGGCGAAGATCGCCGCCGTCGCGGGCCTGTACCTACCGTCGCTGGGCACTACGGCCTCGGGCAACGAGACGGCCAGACGGCGATCCGCCGCATGA
- a CDS encoding tyrosine-type recombinase/integrase — protein MTGALIHSVTEQDALRVALRAEALQLFADRYRHSPESQRAMLGGLRRLATTFSEGANDERTFPWELLVNEQLANEVWSSVAAGFAHKTAVRDASALRVLLGFCYRVGLLTYEQYRHARSFEAKGGKHLPRAGTYLSTEDMATIVHTTEHGRGSANTRIRDVALLMTMAGSGPRRDEVTNVLLKDVHVSERRVWLGRTKGGRPRDAYLHPSAVEALTRWLEVRGEAPGALFVPLSRTGRPMLEHGNLSAHQTWKIIQARASDAGFNGISPHDFRRFLISHLLETTDVVLVAAIVGHKSTQTTAEYDQRPAAKQRDAVATIELPTLGRVVPDRPAG, from the coding sequence ATGACCGGCGCGCTGATCCACTCCGTAACCGAGCAGGACGCGCTCAGGGTGGCCCTGCGGGCCGAGGCCCTGCAGTTGTTCGCTGACCGCTACCGGCACAGCCCGGAAAGCCAGCGGGCCATGCTCGGCGGCCTGCGCCGACTGGCGACCACGTTCAGCGAGGGCGCCAACGACGAGCGCACCTTCCCGTGGGAGCTCCTCGTCAACGAGCAACTCGCGAACGAGGTGTGGTCGAGCGTGGCTGCTGGGTTCGCCCACAAGACTGCCGTGCGCGACGCCTCGGCACTCCGCGTCCTGCTGGGGTTCTGCTACCGCGTCGGGCTCCTGACGTACGAGCAATACCGGCACGCACGCTCGTTCGAAGCCAAGGGCGGCAAGCATCTCCCACGCGCCGGCACCTACCTGAGCACCGAGGACATGGCAACGATCGTGCACACCACCGAGCACGGCAGGGGCAGCGCGAACACCCGGATCCGGGACGTCGCTCTGCTGATGACCATGGCCGGCTCGGGTCCGCGCCGCGACGAGGTCACCAACGTCCTTCTCAAGGACGTCCACGTGAGCGAACGCCGGGTCTGGCTCGGGAGGACCAAGGGCGGCAGGCCGCGCGACGCATACCTGCACCCGTCGGCCGTTGAGGCGCTGACGCGGTGGCTGGAGGTCCGGGGTGAGGCCCCCGGGGCGCTGTTCGTCCCGCTGTCGCGGACCGGTCGCCCCATGCTCGAACACGGCAACCTGAGCGCCCACCAGACGTGGAAAATCATTCAGGCCCGGGCCTCCGACGCCGGATTCAACGGAATCTCGCCGCACGACTTCAGGCGCTTCCTGATCTCCCATCTGCTCGAGACCACTGACGTCGTCCTGGTCGCGGCCATCGTCGGCCACAAGAGCACACAGACGACCGCCGAATACGACCAGCGGCCGGCTGCCAAGCAGCGCGACGCGGTGGCCACGATCGAGCTACCCACTCTCGGTCGCGTGGTGCCCGACCGGCCGGCGGGCTGA